The Belonocnema kinseyi isolate 2016_QV_RU_SX_M_011 chromosome 1, B_treatae_v1, whole genome shotgun sequence genomic interval CTCTTTCCTTATTTATCATATCCCAAACTCTACCTTCTtcgatcgctttttctacttcttccaTGTACTTTTCATTTCCCCTTTGCTTTTTCCTTTTTAGCATCCTCTCATGTTCCAGTTTTCTCCTATTGTACTCTCCCTTCTGTATTTCCCCTATTCTCCATTACTTACACACTTTCTCATTCTCTTTTAACTCTCCTTACATTCCTGGTCCCACCAGCCTATCTTCTTCCCTTCTCTTTCTGTTTGTGTACCTATCTCACCCCTTACATTCTCAATCGATCCTTTCCATCTTTCCATTAATAAGTCTACTCCATACTTTTCTAAAACCCTAATCTTctccttttcaatttttctttaaactctttcaatttATCTAACTCCCAGGCTCccgttttcttttttctttctcctcCTCTTTTCTTTCTCCAACTGCCTTGCATCTGGCTTCCCCCATTCAGTGTAGCTATTaccgtttttttttcaagtgttttgttaaaaagtaactactgcgtaggaaatttactttctattaataattcctatttttgtaccgaaaaatcaactgaaatcttttttggatgaaaattcaagttttttttttgaaatttgactttaTATTAAGATTTGGtttagttttgtaaaaattacatttttcttggataaaaatgcaactttctggtgCAAAATTCAACAGGTTTGTTAAAAGACTTGGTTACTATAAAAGGTAACTTTTTAACATATGTCTGGAATTTagaacaaagaaattaaattttcaagaagaaattatagtttattttcaaactaaaagagatacaattttgttgcaaaaaaattaattttaaaaccaaatagaagaattttcaatccataaaagtttttcaaacattacAGAAAAAAACGATCACCTAAATTGTTAATcattcaagccaaaaaacgaatttcctccacagaaatagaattttcaacaaaaaaaaaatatgaattttgagcaaaagaattagttttcaacaaaatagttaaattctcaatggAAGATATAaaccttcatttttaaataaattcaagaattatttcaCCTCTCCTACAgtcaaaacacttgaattttcaaccctgaagatgaattttgcaccaaaaaagaacaattttcaagaaactaatttattttctactaaaacaatataaattttttacaataaatagaatattcaattttaattcagaaataatttttttttaaactaaatcaaataaatttttaacaaacagttaaattttcaaccaaccagatgaatttacaaccaaaagattaaatgtatattaaaaaattttaatcaaaaatggaatggttaaactaATGGgtaaaactaaacattttaattattaattgatcttTCAaccttatagttgaattttcaataaacacaaggtaaattaaaaaaaaagtcttcaaaatatagatgattttttaactaaaaaagattaactttcaacaaagatgtaaaagggtaatttttagttagaggaataaagtttcaagaaaataaattaaaaactttataaaatttcaacatttttaacccaacagataaatttcctacaaaaaagattagatttctattaacaggtttagaccgcggacactttatttgatttttcatgtTCTAAATATATCTCCATCCGTACGGAAGTAGTGagagcaacaaaaattaaaataatttaaacatttattttttagtcggataattttttacaaattattacttaaactaaatatacaaactTAATTTATGGTCTCATTTTCTATTTCTTGATGGTTCATTGCAAgagttcggggggggggggggggggggggggggggggggggggggggggggatcttagagagggcctataatccgtaCCGTTcatgtgtttttaaataataaattatatattgcgAGATCTTGATATTATTTCTATTAGCGCGAACCTTGATAAATTACTCCTTATGTTACGAAAATGCtaaataataaggaaatcaaAATATCGACAATTATCATTCCCTAAGCATTTAGTTTATAGCTAAATATCCTTAGTTGGAAagtttcctttttgaaaaaaatcttagttCGAAAAGCATGGTCTTGAAGCTGAGCTTTTAAAATGACGGAAAAAGTAATATTCGTTTTCTTAATAGGTAAGCAATcgcacataaaaaaatataatccctTTGAGGAGAATTTATTCAAGAATTAGTTTTCATGAACTTCGCATTCATTACGAGCTTGTTTTGTAACACGCAATAAAGATTATTTGACGAgacatcattaaaaataataaacggaatagtaaataagttgaatattactttaaatgattaaattctgatttatgaactctgataatttttatttgtaacctTGTTATTTCTAATCTAAAGCAGATATCTAAATGAAATTCTGAAATATAACAACAAATTTATATCGTAGCCCTGCTTTCTGGgcctctttatttaatttttttttgttgagatacagtagaacctcgattatccgaggcacCGCATTATCCGAGgatccgcgttatccgaggcaacgagacacatccaagcactccgcagtaaccgaggtgtatgctcggataatacggagaatcaataataaaacagatgaagctgATAGGCCTAATTCTGAATTCGCGCAGTAGTtagcaattattaattaattaataacttaataaagatAACTCCACATTCGTAAGTTGTTGACTTTTATTTgctgaatgttttaatttatatataaaaaaacattttatttaaaataagtaattcataattgTGTGAAACAAATATTTTGGATTGATACTGTTGTTCTAATCGAACATCTCTTCACTCGAATAAAGTAATTGTTTCACTCAAGTAATAAATTATTCACTTGCAAGATATATTTCTCTTGGTAAAGAGAGTGAAGTGATTTATGACCAATAAAAATAGTCTCCAAGTGtagcaatatattttttgaataacttgATACacgattcgttaaaaaaaatattttggtaaaattctTCATTTGTACCGAGTAACTAAGAACATATTGTACCAGGTGCGCAGACTATATGGTTTCGCTATAGTAATggatttgtggatttttttggTCTTCTTAAGCACTGGTTAGTTTCTTTtgcttaaatttcttttttctactGCGCGAAAATAAAAATACCGTAGAACCTCAATTATCCGAGGTAATGAGGGAaggagatacctcggataagTGAAAACTCGcataatacggaagaagtacaacATTCGgcagagttatctatttttgagatattttaaatagaaaaattaatataaacatttagcaaatgaaagtaaacaacttacgaatgtggatttatctttatggtATAAACATGACAACAAACGTGGCTCAAGGAAGTCGGTAAGAGAGCACTGTTTTAATCTGATCAATCGTTTTTTAGCTgcaatatcttttttattaataattctctgtattatccgagcatacacATCGGTTAATGCGCAGTGCTTggatgagtcccgttgcctcggataacgcggagcctcggataatcgaaggccggataatcgaggttcttctataaatatattaatataaattataatcactaaaattgcaaaaaatatattttcaaagacgGACATGTTTATGTTTGttctttaactattaaattttttaaaacaatcgaacaactttttttattggattgcattgttctttaaataaattaatatgttaACAACTTTGTTGCatgttttgtattcaaaataaattgaattgccCTTGTATAAGCCTATGCATCCAAAATATTTCTCCACTTGAGCTGAGTAAATATTGTTTAGAGCCAAAATTCAGGCCTTGCCTCAAAGTAATCTtctaattgtttatatttaattgtatcaacaaaatatttatttgaaatgaatatgAAAATGATTATATGAAAGAAATCATTTCATGGAAGTTAAGAACCTATAGTttcttttaagtaattttaacacTGCATTTGAATGATGTAATTCACCtctatatgaataaaaataatatggcTTTCTTTGAGCCTAAGAACATgaattcggtttaaaaaaatattttcttgatttaaaatcatatttgatCATACCAAATACCTACTTTTTAAACATGAATCTGTTACAATTATGTGAGACCCTTATAATAGTTAGATAAAAACATGTTAGTAAGGGATTTTATTCGGCTGCGCGTTATAATTATTAATGATTGATACAATGAGTGAGATGTTAAAATTCCATACTTCAGACGATAGGATTCAGTTGTTGAATAAATCCGTTATTTCCATTTTTCGACTTTCAATTTCCTCATCCGGACAGAGCcgtcgaaaaaatttgtttttcgtctAGTAAAAAATcacgttaatttttttctgtttttaaagaattaaattaatcgatagttttgatttctatttccacAGATTGTGTAGTAAAATCTATTCTGATGAATAGTTACTACACGTAATCTTCTGATAATGCAGATTTCccttaaattactcgtatcaaaAATGTAACACCTAGCTTGAGATatcgtatatttctgaaaaggatttttctctctatctctctaataacttaataaataagcttttataaataaagaaaagtgacgaaaaaaatgctattttttttatttgacattctaggtgctcgtcaataacatggaaattgttgaaatcgcataagtttcatagagtaacattagttaaagatattataattttatataataagcaacaaaaaatataaacaaattattttttaaagaatttcttcctaagatttttcataatttaaagttttttgaaattgcattgcaagaaaattaaatgaaaacaatatagTGGCAAAGGAagttcttcttgagattattattgttaatattataaaccaacttaataaacaagtgcattaatcaggcattttttgacagTAAATTTGATTACttcgatgtcatttttttaaaattcgaaactttatgaaaatttcagaaacattgataatttgttgattaatcttatgatttttccaaaatttaataaacaaatgcattattcgggcatttttcggcagagaaattcggttttttcattGCCAGTTCTTTATTTGGGAACTTCATgctaatttcagcaacattcataactaGTTAATAAATTTCACGACGAgaacttttgaaattaagaaattcgagataattttagatgaaactcataatttaataaacaatttaattatatgtttcaacaattttaataaacaaacgcattattGGGGCATATgtcaaagaaaagattttttcgcTGTTAGACTTTTTACTTGCGATTTCACAATAAATGCAGCTGCATTCATGAATAGttgataaatattatgatttttcaaaagctgatttaataaacaaatgcatattataatttcagaaaaaatcatcaTTATCTTATaagttcttttattaaaaaaaaaaattagtaaacaaatgcattattcgggcatctgtcaagtgcattttttcactaaaattttttttatttcagtcctTTCAGTTTCAGTTTCTGATTGCTTTCATTCTTTTAATCAGGCTGCAGCATTAtgataattcatttgttttattaaacCTGTTTAAAGTACAAATAAATGTATCAACTTGTTATGAACTTTGCTCacattatcatgaagttcccaattaaaatgattgatatcgaaaaaatttgcattttttcgtCCACAGATGCTCGAACAATGTATTTGTTTGTCAAATTCctttcaaaaaatcagaaaatcagaaaagttcgtaattgaaaatgttgttttcgacaaaacaaaatttttctttcgacaaatgcctaatctatgcatttgtttatgaaatttatttaaagaaatcgtaaaattaatgaacaaattaagaatttttctaaaataagcataaatttcctaattaaaaaaaatgacatcgaAAGTCTGATATGAAATTCAGATCCGacaactctcttaaaaatcttataagatttttttctttaaatttgtgtatccaaatcggtcaatattagTGGTCTGtactttattttgaacaaaaaaagtgatttttttctcactgtgcggaaatcggaagttctgtggttcgatttccagtgcAGGGAagttagaagatcttttttcagaaaaatataattaaaatatttttaaatttattttttatctagtgAAAAATGTCgtcaagtattttctgttatttgaagagttaaattGATTGgtagtttttgtttataattttacagAATGTGGAATACCATCTACACTGTTCTATAGTAACTAAACTCTGATGATAATTCAGGTTCCATCAAAGAGTCTCTAACATAAAAAGTTCCACATTATATCAAACACAAGAAAGATTGTGAATCCTAATTCTCCTTTTCTCATTGttatatgaaaaattgtaaaaattgatataaaatataaattttttagatcaaaatataAACTTGTTAAGTAAAAAtgcgacaaaaaaatataaaaagtgaggtaaaaaattgaaaatagatttgTGTTTACCATTCAGTTATCtgctaaaaaataccaaaaaatgttccttattaacaaaaatggtaataattgtttaaatataattttagatcttaataattatataatgttataATAATTATGTATAATATAACCTTGGattctttaacttgaaaaatcaaaccaaattttgaatctGTAACTTAATGACTCTGGCTTTCCAGTGGGCACGatatttggtgacgtctttacgacatctttgcgacatacgacttatttacgatatcgttaagacatcttaacgacatggatatatgatgtcgtaaagttgtcttaaggatgtcgtaacgatgtcgtgaagacgtcgctaaactttatGCAAACTGGGCTGACAACAGTGTGGTAGCTTGCCGTTAGGGGGCCCTGCATACAGATTTCTTGGGGGGGGGGCAACTTTTCAggaaaataagcaaaaaatttattcaaaaattcttatttgcggGCCTTGGGACCTTCGAGGCCCCGTATTTAAACCCATAATTTAAACATCTCACTCAtggaattaataattaaacataaatctttcaattctttcaacCAATAGCACCATTCATTCACGTAATCACTTTTTcactaaatgaaataattattaatttatttgaatgcttatatatttttagtttggataaaactattcatttgtaattaagaaaatttgttggTTATAATATAACCTACAACCTtgcgaaattctgtttaaattcaACGCGGTCCATACCCATGTTAAAAGTTTGCCATCGGCCTGTTTCTGGCAGTGTTATAacttcaaataacatttttaagaatgtagGTTTTTCTTGTCAGTACGAAAGTTAATTaggaatacataaataaaaatccttttgTTTTACTGTTAAAGCCATAGCAGCCTTCTCAGCCAACTTTGTCCTTGCAGTGGTAAGTCATTACTTCACTCAAGACAATGTCTGtacattattatttgttttcattaatatatactaaaagctatttttatttttaacatttaggaTACTCAATCTCCCGAGAACAAGATAGTGGTAAGCCATATTTTTCTGAACATATAGTTTTTGGTGTCAGTGGAGTGGTGATCATACACGCAAAGTACTTTGCAGAAATGTTATCTGGTAGAACTGGTGGAACACGTTTCATCTTAAAAGATCAAAAGTCACTTGTGGTTTCCCAAaagtttagtttataaaagtatcGAGCTGGGATGGAAGTCAAGAATAAATCGCAAATCAATTTTCTAAGACAAAATGTTTGACtaattgatttttgtttcaaaataaaaaagagtatgCGCATTTCAACTAGAAGGGGTATATTCAATAACAGAAATGTAAACACCTAGATTCCATTCAAAGTGCAATTTTGTAAGAATTAATTTATCACAAgaataatacataaaattatgtatcttatattaaaaatgctCGACCACTACAGAATCATtcggaatattttcaatttaattttgtcaTGCAGTACACAATTTGATGAAAAGTACTTCTTCTAATTAAAACTATATTTCCTGCAGTATTACTGGAACCTGGTGAAATGTACAGCTTTATGCGAGGTAAGTAAACATAATTTTATAcgatattttaaacattgaaaaacaattatttttcccatAAATATTGATACATTAAATATGACTGCGGATTCTTCTAATCTTGGAATATAAACCGAAATCCCGTTTTCCATTCGAGAGAATAGATATTTTTTGTCCTAGTTCACGATAAACAAGGcgttgaatgattttaaatgtcTGATGTGGACTTTTGGAGCAATGAAGATTGTTAAGGTAAGAGTTTCGTTAGCGCATTTCCGCCCATATCAGCAGACAAAAATAAGACATTCCTGCCCGCTGATACGGTTTGGTACGGGCACTTTTGAAATGCGCGTGCGTCGTCGCCACCGGACGGCCATTTCATACTTTCCGCCACTTGCACTTGCACTTGCCAGGTACAATATTTGTTATTATATCTTGATCCCGAAAAAGTTGGATGCAAAAAACTAACTAGATGGAAAAGAAAAAACACATAACACTGGACCAGAACTGAAAGACGTGAATGCACATAAACTGCTATTGCGTGATATTGCTTGTTTGTACCACCAGATAGCGCGGTCAGGCTAAATTGCTGCAGCCAACCTTTATTTACTTCAGCCCATTTTGGAGCAGTGAATTAAAGATTAGGTACTGTTAACAGATGGGTCAGGTTCAAATCCAGGACGTTTAAGAAAGCTCTAAAAAAAAAGGTCATCGACTTAATTTCGTTTCACAATACGTAAACTGAATTGCGTGCAAAGATGAAGGGAAATATGTCGCAAACAGTTTTCACTGAAAGTCGATTGCGTTCATCGCTCTAATGGGATTTCAGCAACGAAAAAATGATCACCGTCAAACCCAGGACCTTAAATCCTAGGACCTTACATCCTAATAACTAAAACCCTAAACAAATATAGCTTAGACCTTTAGATCATAGACGCATAAACCGTATATTGTAAAACATCCCCTATACACTTGTACAATACACTCATCAGCCTTAAGCACTCGAACCCTAGACCATCAAAtgtaagattttcaaaacatAGGTTCCTACATTATCGACCTTTGAACTATAGATACATAAACCATAGATCCCCAAATCCTAGTCTCGCCAACTTTGCACatctaaaaatacataaataaatatttggcaGTCTAGCCATAGAAAATCAAACCTAGCATTTTCAAAGACTAGGCTTCTAAACCATGAACCTTTAACCACAGATCCGCAAACCTCAGTCTTATAAATCTTGCACATCTATACAGTATATTCATAAAGCTTAGAAAGTCGAACCCAGATCTTTAAATTTAAGATTCTCAAACCCTAGGTTCCTAAACCATAGACCTGTAAACCATAGATCCACAAACCTTATTCTCACAAAACTTGCACGTCTATACAGTACACTTATAAACCTTGGAAAGTCAAACCCTAGACTATCAAACCTGCGATTTTCTTACACTAGGTGCTCAAACCCTACACCCTGAAACTGTACAAGCAGAAATTCCAAAATTCATATCATAGACTCACAAACTGTTTGCACACAAATATTAGGTCCGTAAACCTTAACATGCAGACTTCAAACTCAAGAACAGCAAATCCAAGACTCTTTGACTATGTTTTTTAACGCTGCATCTTTCAACCGTATACTtttgtatattaaatataataactttATGGTCATGGTCGTAAAATGAAAACTCCTTATCGCCTAGGTTTTGTGAATTCCTGTTTTAAAACAGTTAATCCTTAAAGTCTTACCTCATGAACTTTAAAATCCATGATGTGTATAGTTGATTTCCTTTAGTTATCGATTATCATGATAAAATATGTAATCCTCTCCATCGAGTAAAGTTAGCActcttcaaaaagttttttttcttaaagattcataattttttgtcaattttctataatttgtaTAAACTGCTTTcggtttattatttattttgattttttatcactATTATGATCTGTTTTTTATCATTGTTGTTTTAGGAGGAGTTGAGGAGCCTagtgtttgaaaatcttatgtCAGATTATACAGGGTTAGACTGTCCAAGGTTTATTTGTGTATTGCTCAGATGTGCAAAGCATTTATCACTAGAATTTGGGGATATATAGTGCATGCGTCTATGATTTAAAGGTCCATTATTTAGGAACCTAGCGTTCGAAAATATTAGGTTTGATGGTTCAGGTTCGACCTGCTAAGGTTTATAAGTATACTGTATAGGTGtgagatatttttgagactaAGATTTATGGATTTTTGGTTTATGCGTTTATGGTGAAAAAACCTAGGATTTAAAACCCTTTGGTTTGAGGGTCTGCGGTTCCAGTGCCTAAGGTTGATGAGTATATTGTATAGGTATGTAGGGTTTGtttgtcaatatattttttatgcgtAAATGGTTTAAAGGTCTAAGATATATTGGTTTAGAATTTCAGATTGTAGGATTTAAGGTCCTAGGGCTTAAGGGTGTAGGTTTTGAGGATCTAGGTTTCTACGGTTTAGGGTTTGGAGATTTAGGGTTCGACTGTCCCAAGTTTATAAGTGTACTGTATAAGTGTGCAAGGTTTGTGAGACAAAGGTTTGCAGAAGTATGGGTTATGCGTCTAGGATATGAAGGTTTATGAATCAGGAGCCTAGGGTTTGAATATCTTAGTTTCGGATATCTAGGTTTAGACTGTCCAAGGTTTATTGGAGTATTATTTGGATATGCAAGATTTGTTAGATGATGATTTGTGGATCTATGGTGTACGCGTCTGTAGTTCAGAATGCTAGGGATTGAAAAACTTAGGTTTAGTATTAAAGGTCCTAGGGTTTAAGGGTTTAGGTTTTGAGGATCTATGGTTCGACGGTCTAGGATTTGAAGGTCTAGGGTTCGACTATACAAGGTTAATAGGTTTTTTGTATAGGTGTGCAAACTTTGTGAGACAAATGTTGGCGGATTTATGATTTATGAGTCTACGATTTTAAGGTTTACGGTACAGGAGTCTAGGgttttaatatcttagatttgGATATCTAGAGTTAGACTgtgtatggtttataagagtacTCTACAGGTGGGAGATATTTGTGAGACTAAGATTTATGGATCTTTGGTTTATGCGTTTACAATGTAAACACCTaggctttaaaaatctttggtttGATGGCCTAGGGGTAAAGTGCCAAGGTTGATGAGTGTATTGTATAAGTGCGTAAGGTTTATTCCTGGATATACTGCTTATGCGTGTATGGTTTAAAGGTCTAAGGTATATTGTTATGGGGTTTGAGGTCGTAGGATTTAAGGTCCTAGAGTTTAAGGGGTCTAGGTTGTAAGGGTCTAGGTTCGAAGGTTCGATGAACCAGGGATTGAAGGTCTAGGGTGCCACTGTGCACGATTTATGAGCGCATCATTTAGATGTGCAGAGCTTGTGAAATTGGTTTCGTAGATCTATGTTTTAAAGTTCTGTCGTTTAGAAACCTAGGGTTTGAAGGTCTCGGGTTTTCAGATTTAGGTTTTCTTTTCATGATTCACGGCCCGATgtcttattttttcagttttttcgattatattttaagcctatttcattttttacggATTTAATATGTCACAATTATAATATAGTAATTAAATGAATTGGTAGGTTCTTTTTCATGGATTTAGCTTTTTTTAATCCCTAGGAAATTGGATCGAGGCtagaattttgttcattttgcCCCGGCATCATCGGCTCATCAACGACTGCGCCCCTGGTTCACCTACGTCTTTCCGATTGCTCCTTCTGAAAATATTCTCTACGACTGAAAACCTCAGTTTTATACGCCCATTAAATAAAGTATTGTTTTTTCGCCCGAGCCTAATCCGCAGtcaggtttaattttttaattcagcaagatactaaatacttttttataggTACGCAGGATGGGAAAGGAAGTTTGTGTACGTCGAAAGGGTAAATACAGCTGGTATTTTAAAAAGGTATTCGATTGCTACCAGGATTTGTGCCCTTCAGGTATGTTTCTGCACAATATTGTATTATGTAACAAGTGCGAAAGTTGATTATTTTACTAGTGTCACAAACATCACACTTGTGAAATAGTCGTCTTCACACGTCTGGTTTCATGcgatactttttcaacaaattaataaaaatagctactttattattgttttgaagTGTGCGCAAATTGAGAGGTTTGATGCCTGTGAGACTTTTTAGCGACAATATGGTACTTTATTAGGGCTCTGGGTACGGGAAGATTTAAAAGCTAAAAAACTTTACAGGTATATTATATTCCCGCCGCAAAACTGACGGTAGAAGATCTTACTCTGCGCAAACATTACATACACGAAGTACGCCAAACTCCCATTTTAGTAACTTGCGGTTtagtaatttagttttcaacactattttttacaGCGAGTGTACGGTGAATTCGATATTTGGCGTTTACAGAGTATAAGCAAGATCCCAAATATGTTGAGGTAATATACGATTCTTTCATTCTACCGGATTATCCGAACACGatgcaatttttcaaactgaattgaAGTTGGCTGTAGATCCCCAAGTACAACAGTGCTCctaattttgggaactttttgtaCTGCGCGTGCGTCGCGTCAGAAACCCGATTGGTTACTATcagcgcgcgcattttaaattatttaaatattccaatttaatatttataaagaatagtGATTGGGAAatgaataaaaactaatttcctaATCCTCGAATAGAAATTTTGAGTGATAGACGAAAAGATAacgtgattttattgcaaaataatgttatcaattctgacttcagaaaacACAGTATTCTTGATTTACTTTTGGtaatttagtgattttatttttggtcacAATGTTGGGGATagagaagaaataaatttaaaaactcgacGGAAACAAGATTAGTCattgtgataaaaaaagttttctctctCTCAACACAAAATCTATaatatcttttattaaaataaaattattttttacatgtcactccataatattattttaagataagGAAATTactgttttagaattttctaaccaatgtttataataaatattaaattcgaaTAATTGTACTATTCAAAACTAGTACGTCAAGAGTAACCATCCGGGCTTACCGGCGCGACGGGTAGGTTTTTTCTGgtccgaaatttcattttccttaaaaCTCACTTTGTCGCAGAAACCACTAGATTTAATGACAGTGTAGATATAAATCAAAAAAAGCGACCCTAACGGTGAAttcagagaaaattgaaaaataggcaACTGataataaaatgatgatttttgaaagattccacagtatataaatatttctgaaagatttcaatgatttttcaaagatttgaaatatttcggcaagatttaaaatatttcgcaaagattttcgatagattaaaaagagtttacaaagacatcaatgctttcccaaggatt includes:
- the LOC117170681 gene encoding uncharacterized protein LOC117170681 isoform X4, translating into MKIAILFLTSMVYLNFTAIAAFSANFVLAVDTQSPENKIVYYWNLVKCTALCEVRRMGKEVCVRRKGKYSWYFKKVFDCYQDLCPSAIADTQLTLEGFCGPVYQQMLRKEDSKRKLSTSGSM
- the LOC117170681 gene encoding uncharacterized protein LOC117170681 isoform X3, with the protein product MKIAILFLTSMVYLNFTAIAAFSANFVLAVDTQSPENKIVYYWNLVKCTALCEVRRMGKEVCVRRKGKYSWYFKKVFDCYQDLCPSGILYSRRKTDGRRSYSAQTLHTRTIADTQLTLEGFCGPVYQQMLRKEDSKRKLSTSGSM